GCAGTTCGGCCACTGTGGGGGCAGGGGCTGCTGCGGCCGCGGCAGCACTGTTGGCGTTGCCGCCGAGGTCTGGCTGCGCCGAGGCGCCGCCGCACATGCACAGGGCTGCGAGGCAGAAGCTCGCGAAGCGTAGGGTCCAACTCATGGCCGCATCATAGAAGCCGCCATTTCGTAAGGGCCGGTAAGAAGTAAGTGCGTAGGTGCAGCCTCAGCCGGCGGGGCTGAACAGGTCCACCCTGTCGGTGATGATGCCGTCGGTGCCCAGGTCGATCAGCCGCTGCGCGGCCCACTCGTCGTTCACCGTGTAGCTCAGCGCGCGCAGGCCTGCGCCGTGCACTTGCGCCACCACTGCCGCGTTCCACAGCGCGTGGTTGCAGACGATGGCCACGCAGCCCAGCTGCTGCGCGGCTTCGAGCCAGCCGTTCCACAGCGTGTCGAGCAGCAGGCCGCGCGGCAACTCGGGCTGTACTGCCTGCGCGCCTTTCAGCGATTCGACCTGGAAGGACGTGAGCAGCGGCGGCACGGCCGCGCCCTGCCACAGGCGGGCGGCTTCGCGCGCCACCTCTTCGCCGGTTTCGCGCTCGACGCCGGGCGTCGGCTTGATCTCGATGTTGAGCAGGTGCCCGTTGGCCAGGCAGAAGCGCGCGATGTTTTCCAGCGTGGGCAGCGGCTCGCCCGCGTAGCTGCGCGAATGCCAGCCGCCCGCGTCGAGCTGCGCCAATGCGCTCCAGGGCTGCGCGCCGCCGATGCCGTGGCCGCTGGTGGTGCGGCCGAGCGTGGCGTCGTGCATGAGGAAGACCACGCCGTCGGCGCTGAGCTTGGCGTCGCACTCGAACATGCGGTAGCCATGGGCAGCGCCGAGCTTGAAGGCCGCAAGCGTG
This is a stretch of genomic DNA from Variovorax paradoxus. It encodes these proteins:
- the ugpQ gene encoding glycerophosphodiester phosphodiesterase — protein: MALSTPWPYPRWVAHRGAGKLAPENTLAAFKLGAAHGYRMFECDAKLSADGVVFLMHDATLGRTTSGHGIGGAQPWSALAQLDAGGWHSRSYAGEPLPTLENIARFCLANGHLLNIEIKPTPGVERETGEEVAREAARLWQGAAVPPLLTSFQVESLKGAQAVQPELPRGLLLDTLWNGWLEAAQQLGCVAIVCNHALWNAAVVAQVHGAGLRALSYTVNDEWAAQRLIDLGTDGIITDRVDLFSPAG